A genomic stretch from Lathyrus oleraceus cultivar Zhongwan6 chromosome 2, CAAS_Psat_ZW6_1.0, whole genome shotgun sequence includes:
- the LOC127119748 gene encoding protein RGF1 INDUCIBLE TRANSCRIPTION FACTOR 1: protein MAIENQDNTSVREIKPKNRRIMGAGGPDEEDDSRWPPWLKPLLKENFFVQCKLHADSHKSECNMYCLDCMNGPICSLCLSYHKEHRFIQIRRSSYHDVIRVNEIQKVLDITGVQTYVINSARVVFLNERPQPRPGKGVTNTCEVCERSLLDSFRFCSLGCKIVGTSKNFQKKKKQITAMASDSEDSYSSNNNIHSRHKKIKVQSFTPSTPPPTSVNYRTAKRRKGIPHRAPLGIDSWYY, encoded by the exons ATGGCAATTGAAAACCAAGACAACACCTCTGTCAGAGAAATCAAACCAAAAAACAGAAGAATCATG GGTGCTGGAGGTCCTGATGAAGAGGATGACAGTAGATGGCCACCATGGTTGAAACCTTTGTTGAAAGAAAATTTCTTTGTTCAATGCAAGTTACATGCTGATTCCCACAAAAGTGAATGTAACATGTATTGTTTGGATTGTATGAATGGTCCTATATGTTCTCTCTGTCTTTCTTACCATAAAGAACATCGTTTTATTCAG ATCCGAAGATCTTCATACCATGATGTGATTAGGGTGAATGAGATTCAGAAGGTATTGGACATCACTGGTGTTCAAACGTATGTTATCAACAGTGCAAGAGTTGTGTTTTTGAATGAAAGGCCTCAGCCAAGGCCGGGAAAAGGTGTCACAAACACTTGTGAAGTTTGCGAGCGTAGTCTTCTCGATTCCTTCCGGTTCTGCTCTCTCGGTTGCAAG ATTGTAGGAACATCTAAGAATTTCcagaagaaaaagaaacaaataaCAGCAATGGCATCAGATTCAGAAGATTCATACAGTAGCAACAACAACATTCACAGCCGTCACAAGAAAATCAAAGTTCAAAGCTTCACACCATCAACACCTCCTCCAACTTCTGTTAATTACAGAACAGCCAAGAGAAGAAAGGGAATTCCACATAGAGCCCCATTGGGGATAGATAGTTGGTACTATTAA